GCCCGCCGTCCGCGTTCGTTCGGTGTCCACCCGCCCATTCTGGACCGCCGACCCTTCGGCCCCCGCCGAACCGTCCGCCCCTGGCCGCCCGCTCTTCGGGCGGCCCGGATCGCGGCCGCCGGCATGCGACCGCGGCCCACCACGCCCGTCGGTGGGCCCGCCGCGTGCGGGCGCCGTCCCCCGGGTGTCCGTCAGGCGGCGCCGTGGCGCGTCCGTTCCGGGGCGGGGGCGGAGGTCGGGGCGGGTTCGGGGTGCGGCGGCGGTTCGCCGGGGAGGGCGGCGGCCGCGGCGAGCGGGAAGGCGGCGGCCAGGCCGAAGGCGGGGGCGAAGCCGTGGGCGGTGATCAGGGCGCCGGTGAGCGGCGGTACCAGGACGATCGCGGCGTGCTGGCCGAGGCCGTGCACACCGAGGGCCCGGCCCGCCCAGTCCGGACCGGCGTGCTCGGCGACGGCGGTGTTGTGCAGCCCGTTGGTCGAGACGGTCAGACCGGTGGCCAGGAGCAGCGCGGCGACCGCGAGCGGCGGTGCCGCCAGGGCGCCGACGGCGAGCAGCAGGAGGTCCGCGGCGGCGGCGAGCGCGAGCAGCCGCATCGGGCGGATCCTGCTGCCGACCCGGTCCGACCACCAGCCGGCCAGCAGCCGCACCCCGGCGCCGCCCAGGTTGGCGGCCGCGAGGACGGTGCCGGCCGTCGCGGCCGGCCAGCCGCGTCCGGCCGTCAGGTAGACCAGCGCGAATCCGGCCACCACGAACTGCGGGACGCACAGCAGGGCGGCCGCGCCGTGCAGCCGCCATAGCCGGCCGCCGCGGTAGGGGCCGGGCCAGCGGGTCGGGACGGTGCCGGCAGGCCGGGGCGGGTCGGCGGCCAGCAGCAGGACGGCGCCGCCGGCCAGTGCGCAGAGCACGGCGCAGCAGCCGAGTGCGGCGGGCAGGCCGGCGTGTTCGGCGAGCGGTGGGAGGACGGCTGCGGCGAGTCCGACGCCGAGCGGCTGGGAGGCCTGCCGGACGCCCATGGCGATGCCGCGCCGGTGCGGCGGGAACCAGCCGATGACCAGTCGGCCGGAGGCGGTGTTCACCGAGGCCCCGCACGCCCCCGCGAGGACGAGGAGCACGGCGAGGGCGGCGACGCTGTGGACGGCGGCGGCGGCCGCGAGGACGGCGGCCGCCGGGAGCAGTCCGGCGGCGAGGGCGAACCGTTCGCCGCGGCGGTCGGCGACGGTGCCCCAGCCGACCATGGCGAGCAGGATGCCGAGGATCGGACCGGAGACGAGCGCGCCGGCCCCGGCGAGGGAGAGGCCGAACTCGCGCTGGAAGGCGGGTAGGAGGGACGGCAGGCCGTAGAGGGCCGTGGTCATGGCGGTCTGGCCGCCCGCCCCGATCGCGAGCATCAGCCATCGGCGGCGTGGGTTCCCGGTCATACCGGGAACCCTACGGACGCTCACGACGTGGGACGAACGATTCCGTCATGCGGGACGGACGGGACGGACAGGTCGTCAGGCCTGCCGGGAGGCGAGAGTGACGATCGTGATGTCGGAGGGCGCGCCGACCCGGACGGGCGGGCCCCAGGCGCCGGCGCCGCGGGTGACGTACAGCTGGGTGTCGCCGTAGCGCTCCAGGCCGGCGACGGTCGGATTGGCCAGTGCGGCGAGGTAGTTGCCCGGCCAGAGCTGGCCGCCGTGGGTGTGGCCGGAGAGCTGGAGGTCGACGCCGCGGCGGACGGCCTCGTGCACGGCGACCGGCTGATGGGCCATCAGGACGGCGGCGCGGCGGGTGTCCCGGTCGCCGAGGGCGCGGTCGTAGTCGGGGCCCTGGCCCTCGGCGGTGCCGGCGATGTCGTTGACGCCGGCGAGGTCGAAGTGGGCGAGCTCGGTACGGGCGTTCTCCAGCGGGTGCACGCCGAGCTCGCGGACGAACTCCACCCAGGGGGCGGCACCGGAGAAGTA
This genomic window from Streptomyces sp. TLI_235 contains:
- a CDS encoding sugar phosphate permease, which gives rise to MTGNPRRRWLMLAIGAGGQTAMTTALYGLPSLLPAFQREFGLSLAGAGALVSGPILGILLAMVGWGTVADRRGERFALAAGLLPAAAVLAAAAAVHSVAALAVLLVLAGACGASVNTASGRLVIGWFPPHRRGIAMGVRQASQPLGVGLAAAVLPPLAEHAGLPAALGCCAVLCALAGGAVLLLAADPPRPAGTVPTRWPGPYRGGRLWRLHGAAALLCVPQFVVAGFALVYLTAGRGWPAATAGTVLAAANLGGAGVRLLAGWWSDRVGSRIRPMRLLALAAAADLLLLAVGALAAPPLAVAALLLATGLTVSTNGLHNTAVAEHAGPDWAGRALGVHGLGQHAAIVLVPPLTGALITAHGFAPAFGLAAAFPLAAAAALPGEPPPHPEPAPTSAPAPERTRHGAA